In Nitrosarchaeum koreense MY1, one genomic interval encodes:
- the ppdK gene encoding pyruvate, phosphate dikinase, which yields MKQVYFYDEGDGKNKKLLGGKGAGLCEMTQLKLPVPPGFTITTQVCNEYYQNGKKLPKTLMAEVKKNITKIEKRTGKKWNSKENPLLVSVRSGAAISMPGMMDTILNLGLNDETVEGLAKKSNNPRFAWDSYRRFVQLFGKVVFGVDDKKFDVVLENAKLNQAVQADSALNEKSLKSVVTEYKKICEKHTGMPFPSDPFEQLELAIKAVFGSWMGERAIVYRERNNITKDIADGTAVNVVSMAFGNMGNDSATGVVFTRNPGDGTRHLFGEYLVNAQGEDVVAGVRTGKPVDEMKIEMPASYKQLEQTCERLERHYKEPQDIEFTIERGIFYLLQTRNAKMNAVGMVKTSVDMVNEKLIDKNRALTRLHAEQLEQLLHKTIDSKSIKNYTLLVKGIAASPGAASGIAVLDVKRATAMGENGAKVILVREETKPEDVPAFFESVGILTSRGGKTSHAAVVARGMGKPCIVGCSDLRIDYDNKQFSVDDKIVHEGDAITIDGSTGSVYLGEIPTTEPKITDDFKTILEWAQKVKQLGIRANADTPEGARLAREFGGQGIGLCRTERMFNGSDRIGLFVDMIMAENIEERKKVLTKLGELQKSDFIEILKAMEGYAVTIRLLDPPLHEFLPNPEELNQKIHKLEQKNEIAELEKAKILLKRAKELAEINPMMGHRGVRVGITYPEIYEMQIRAVFEAAAELAKNKVDAHPQIMIPQISSIAELNHIKKIYDNIKKEMESKYNMKLKINFGTMIEVVRAALTANELASTAEFFSFGTNDLTQGTFSFSREDVEGKFLPEYMDKEILERNPFQSIDVNGVGSLMKIGISAGRNIKPDMEIGICGEHGGDPNSIKFCHNANLSYVSASPHRIPIAIIAAAQAAIEQPKKGNEARKPVKKSARKPVKKSARKPVKKSARKPVKKSARKPVKKSARKPVKKSARKPVKKSASKNKSKRK from the coding sequence ATGAAACAAGTTTACTTTTATGATGAAGGAGACGGGAAAAACAAGAAGCTTCTAGGTGGAAAGGGAGCGGGTCTGTGTGAAATGACCCAACTCAAGTTACCAGTACCTCCAGGATTTACAATTACTACCCAAGTCTGTAATGAGTATTACCAAAATGGGAAAAAATTGCCAAAAACATTGATGGCAGAAGTAAAAAAGAACATTACAAAAATTGAAAAAAGAACAGGGAAGAAATGGAATTCTAAAGAAAACCCATTACTAGTTTCAGTGAGATCAGGCGCTGCAATATCCATGCCAGGAATGATGGATACTATTTTGAATTTAGGATTAAATGATGAAACTGTTGAAGGATTAGCAAAGAAGAGCAACAACCCAAGATTCGCGTGGGATTCTTACAGAAGATTTGTTCAGCTGTTTGGCAAAGTGGTATTTGGTGTTGATGATAAAAAATTTGATGTGGTTTTAGAAAATGCAAAATTAAATCAAGCAGTCCAGGCAGATAGCGCATTAAATGAAAAATCGTTGAAGTCAGTAGTTACAGAATACAAAAAGATCTGTGAAAAACATACAGGGATGCCATTTCCTTCTGATCCTTTTGAGCAATTAGAATTAGCAATAAAAGCAGTGTTTGGAAGTTGGATGGGAGAAAGAGCAATTGTATACAGAGAAAGAAATAACATTACAAAAGACATCGCAGATGGAACTGCGGTAAATGTAGTTTCAATGGCATTTGGAAATATGGGTAACGATAGTGCTACAGGAGTTGTTTTTACAAGAAACCCAGGAGATGGAACTAGACATCTTTTTGGGGAATATTTAGTGAATGCGCAGGGAGAAGATGTTGTGGCAGGGGTCAGAACTGGAAAACCAGTAGATGAAATGAAAATTGAAATGCCAGCATCATATAAGCAGTTAGAGCAGACATGTGAAAGATTAGAAAGACATTACAAAGAACCACAAGATATAGAGTTTACAATTGAACGTGGAATATTTTATTTATTGCAAACAAGAAATGCAAAGATGAATGCAGTTGGAATGGTAAAGACTTCAGTAGATATGGTTAATGAAAAATTAATTGATAAAAATAGAGCACTTACTAGATTACACGCCGAGCAATTAGAACAACTACTCCACAAAACAATTGATTCAAAATCTATTAAAAATTACACATTACTGGTAAAAGGGATAGCAGCATCACCAGGAGCAGCTAGCGGGATAGCAGTACTTGATGTAAAAAGGGCAACGGCTATGGGTGAAAATGGAGCTAAAGTAATTCTAGTCAGAGAAGAAACAAAGCCAGAAGATGTTCCAGCATTTTTTGAATCGGTAGGGATTCTTACAAGCAGAGGTGGAAAAACATCCCATGCAGCAGTAGTGGCAAGAGGTATGGGCAAACCATGTATTGTTGGTTGTTCAGATTTGAGAATTGATTATGATAATAAACAATTCAGCGTAGATGATAAAATAGTTCATGAAGGAGATGCAATTACAATTGACGGTAGTACAGGTTCAGTTTACTTGGGAGAAATTCCAACAACAGAACCAAAAATTACGGACGATTTTAAAACAATACTAGAATGGGCACAAAAAGTAAAACAATTAGGCATCAGAGCAAACGCAGACACTCCAGAAGGAGCTAGATTAGCAAGAGAGTTTGGAGGTCAGGGTATCGGCCTATGTAGAACAGAAAGAATGTTCAACGGAAGCGATAGAATTGGATTATTTGTAGATATGATCATGGCAGAAAATATTGAAGAAAGAAAAAAAGTTTTGACCAAATTAGGCGAATTGCAAAAAAGTGATTTCATTGAAATACTAAAAGCGATGGAAGGATATGCAGTTACAATTAGATTATTGGATCCACCATTGCATGAATTTTTACCAAATCCAGAAGAGTTGAATCAAAAAATCCACAAACTAGAACAGAAAAATGAAATAGCAGAGTTAGAGAAAGCAAAAATCCTACTAAAAAGAGCAAAAGAACTTGCTGAAATTAATCCAATGATGGGACATAGAGGAGTAAGAGTAGGAATTACATATCCAGAAATTTATGAGATGCAAATCAGAGCAGTGTTTGAAGCGGCAGCAGAATTAGCAAAAAATAAAGTTGATGCTCATCCACAAATCATGATTCCACAAATTAGCAGTATTGCAGAATTAAACCATATTAAAAAAATCTACGATAATATCAAAAAAGAGATGGAATCAAAATACAATATGAAATTAAAGATTAATTTCGGAACAATGATTGAAGTTGTTAGAGCAGCTTTGACTGCAAATGAACTTGCCAGTACTGCAGAATTCTTTAGTTTTGGTACAAATGATCTTACACAAGGAACATTTAGCTTTAGTCGAGAAGATGTCGAAGGAAAATTCTTACCAGAATACATGGATAAAGAGATCCTAGAAAGAAATCCATTCCAATCAATTGATGTAAACGGAGTTGGAAGTTTAATGAAAATAGGCATCTCAGCTGGCAGAAATATCAAACCAGATATGGAGATAGGAATTTGTGGAGAGCATGGTGGAGACCCTAATTCAATCAAATTCTGTCACAATGCAAATCTAAGCTATGTTAGCGCATCACCACATAGAATTCCAATTGCAATAATAGCCGCCGCTCAGGCAGCAATTGAACAGCCAAAGAAAGGAAATGAAGCAAGAAAACCAGTAAAGAAATCAGCAAGAAAACCAGTAAAGAAATCAGCAAGAAAACCAGTAAAGAAATCAGCAAGAAAACCAGTAAAGAAATCAGCAAGAAAACCAGTAAAGAAATCAGCAAGAAAACCAGTAAAGAAATCAGCAAGAAAACCAGTAAAGAAATCAGCAAGCAAAAACAAATCTAAAAGAAAATAA
- a CDS encoding CBS domain-containing protein: MLPRIDSIKQMRLKIGITQKQLATMVGVSTSMINQIESGRSQPSYDTAKKVFDSLANLEGKSSSHKAGDFCSKDVVKLKPTNTLHDAIKKMHESSISQIPIFNGTELVGVISEDGIVKHLADVGESELKNAKLADTMEPVPPIVDYDTPANILVPLIRYSKCILVSKKSKIIGIITASDTLKMME; the protein is encoded by the coding sequence TTGCTACCAAGAATTGATTCCATTAAACAAATGAGATTAAAGATAGGAATTACACAAAAACAACTTGCAACAATGGTTGGAGTAAGCACGTCAATGATTAATCAAATAGAATCGGGTAGAAGTCAACCAAGTTATGACACTGCAAAAAAAGTTTTTGATAGTCTTGCAAATTTAGAAGGAAAATCATCATCTCATAAAGCTGGAGATTTCTGCAGTAAAGATGTTGTAAAATTAAAACCCACCAACACATTACATGATGCAATTAAAAAAATGCATGAATCATCCATTAGTCAGATTCCTATTTTCAATGGAACTGAACTTGTAGGCGTAATATCAGAAGATGGGATTGTCAAACATCTTGCAGATGTAGGGGAATCTGAACTAAAAAATGCAAAATTAGCAGATACAATGGAACCAGTTCCACCAATTGTGGATTATGATACACCAGCAAATATTCTTGTTCCATTAATCAGATATTCAAAATGTATTCTAGTATCAAAAAAATCAAAAATAATCGGAATAATTACGGCATCAGATACGTTAAAGATGATGGAATAA
- the mce gene encoding methylmalonyl-CoA epimerase yields the protein MKIDHIAIAVNDVEESARIYKEALGVHEVEFETVETEGVKVAIIHLENGRIELMQPTNDASPIKKFLDKKGPGLHHMALETDNIEGEVSRMEGCGIQFLGKIRPGSAGTKVTFIHPKSLNGVLAELCSHPN from the coding sequence ATGAAAATTGATCATATTGCAATTGCAGTAAATGATGTAGAAGAATCTGCTAGAATTTACAAAGAAGCGTTAGGAGTTCATGAAGTTGAATTTGAAACAGTAGAAACTGAAGGTGTTAAAGTTGCAATAATTCATCTTGAGAATGGAAGAATTGAATTAATGCAACCAACAAATGATGCTAGTCCAATTAAAAAATTCCTTGATAAAAAAGGACCAGGTCTTCATCATATGGCATTAGAAACTGATAACATTGAAGGCGAGGTTTCAAGAATGGAAGGATGTGGAATTCAATTCCTAGGAAAAATTAGACCTGGTTCTGCTGGAACCAAAGTCACATTCATTCATCCAAAATCACTTAACGGCGTTCTTGCCGAATTATGCTCTCATCCAAATTAA
- a CDS encoding acyl-CoA mutase large subunit family protein, whose product MVKKQTSKKVSPKNFVTDSNFPVKRIYQRSSKKYVKEDSGVYPYTRGIHTEMFRERFWTMRQYSGFGDAKLTNERFKFMLEKGQTGLSMAFDLPTQIGHDPDSTPAEGEVGKVGVSIASLKDMMIAFDGIPLGKVSSSMTINSTASTLLAYYIVVGESQGFKSTELRGTTQNDILKEYIARNTYIYPPKPSMRLIGDMIGYCAEKVPQWYPVSISGYHMREAGCTATQEIAFTIANAIAYIQTCIDRGLKIDDFAPRLSFFFCCTIEFFEEVAKFRVARKVYAKILKEKFHAKDPRSLQLKFHTQTSGESLTAQQPDNNIVRVAIQTMAAVIGGTQSLHTNSRDEALALPTQESAKIALRTQQIVAHESGVTKTVDPMAGSYYLEELCDQIEENVWKYLKQIEKMGGSIKAIEKGFFQSEIRQNAYRLKKEADAGDRVIVGVNKYSEIEEKPPELLRIDDRIEIQQKKALKELRATRDNKKLEKALSAMKSAADTDENLMPYIIASARAFATTGEISNTFREVFGEYHPKEVF is encoded by the coding sequence ATGGTAAAAAAACAAACTAGTAAAAAAGTCTCACCAAAGAATTTTGTTACTGATTCTAATTTTCCAGTAAAACGAATCTATCAAAGATCCTCTAAAAAATATGTTAAAGAAGATTCTGGAGTATACCCATATACTCGTGGAATTCACACCGAAATGTTCCGTGAACGATTTTGGACAATGAGGCAGTATTCTGGTTTTGGAGATGCAAAATTAACTAATGAGCGATTCAAGTTCATGCTTGAAAAAGGACAAACTGGACTCAGTATGGCTTTTGATCTTCCAACACAAATAGGACATGATCCTGATTCTACCCCCGCTGAAGGTGAGGTAGGAAAAGTTGGAGTTTCTATTGCTTCACTTAAAGATATGATGATTGCCTTTGATGGAATTCCTTTGGGAAAAGTTAGTTCTTCTATGACAATTAATTCTACTGCGTCAACTTTACTTGCATACTATATTGTTGTAGGTGAATCGCAAGGATTCAAAAGCACTGAACTAAGAGGTACAACACAAAATGATATCTTAAAAGAATACATTGCAAGAAACACATACATCTATCCTCCAAAACCATCAATGAGATTAATTGGTGATATGATTGGATACTGCGCTGAAAAAGTTCCACAATGGTATCCTGTTTCAATTTCTGGATATCATATGAGAGAAGCTGGTTGTACAGCCACACAGGAAATTGCATTTACAATTGCAAATGCAATTGCATATATCCAAACATGCATTGATCGAGGACTAAAAATTGATGACTTTGCACCGAGACTGTCTTTTTTCTTTTGTTGTACTATTGAGTTCTTTGAAGAGGTTGCAAAGTTTAGAGTTGCAAGAAAAGTATATGCAAAAATCCTAAAAGAAAAATTCCATGCAAAAGATCCTCGTTCGTTACAACTAAAATTCCATACCCAGACAAGTGGAGAATCATTAACTGCTCAACAACCTGATAATAACATTGTACGTGTAGCCATACAGACAATGGCTGCAGTAATTGGTGGCACTCAATCCCTTCATACCAATTCTAGAGATGAAGCACTGGCATTACCTACGCAAGAATCTGCAAAAATTGCTCTTAGAACACAGCAAATCGTTGCACATGAAAGTGGGGTAACTAAGACTGTTGACCCAATGGCCGGCTCTTACTATCTTGAGGAATTATGTGATCAGATAGAAGAAAATGTTTGGAAGTATCTAAAACAAATTGAAAAAATGGGTGGCTCTATTAAGGCGATTGAAAAAGGCTTCTTCCAGTCAGAAATCAGACAAAATGCATATCGTCTTAAAAAAGAAGCAGATGCTGGAGACCGAGTAATCGTAGGAGTAAACAAATACTCTGAGATAGAAGAAAAACCTCCTGAATTATTAAGAATTGATGATAGAATTGAAATCCAACAAAAGAAAGCACTCAAAGAACTTAGAGCAACTAGAGACAACAAGAAACTCGAAAAAGCATTATCTGCAATGAAGAGTGCAGCTGATACTGATGAAAATCTAATGCCATATATTATTGCCTCTGCAAGAGCATTTGCTACAACTGGCGAAATCAGCAATACGTTTAGAGAAGTGTTTGGCGAGTACCACCCAAAAGAGGTCTTTTAG
- the meaB gene encoding methylmalonyl Co-A mutase-associated GTPase MeaB, with translation MLDISDLKKGKRGAIAKAISIVENNPSEAKKLLKKIYKETGNASIIGITGPAGAGKSSLINKTSIALKKLHTKPAILAIDPTSHVTGGAILGDRVRMTESTDSGTYIRSIASRGATGAVSRSLRNSIRILEYAGFNPIIIESVGAGQTEVEISNIADVTVVVFNPNTGDSIQTIKAGLTEIGDIYIVNKSDLDGANQLFDAIREYIGSTNLNPVFLKTSVKKNSGISEFAKTLKEMMTTKNKHKHDKDMVRLETELKDIILNNMSEKIEVMLSSDKTFSKYLKKIQSKQMDPFEAADKITKSLVK, from the coding sequence ATATTGGATATTTCTGATTTAAAAAAAGGCAAGAGAGGTGCAATTGCCAAAGCGATTAGTATTGTTGAAAACAATCCTTCGGAAGCAAAAAAATTGCTTAAAAAAATATACAAAGAGACTGGTAATGCATCCATCATTGGAATTACTGGACCTGCAGGTGCCGGTAAAAGTTCACTCATTAACAAAACATCTATTGCATTAAAGAAACTTCATACAAAACCTGCAATTCTTGCAATAGATCCAACAAGTCATGTAACTGGTGGTGCAATACTTGGAGATAGAGTTAGAATGACTGAATCCACTGACTCTGGAACTTACATCCGTAGTATTGCATCAAGAGGCGCCACTGGCGCAGTTTCAAGATCACTTAGAAATAGTATTAGGATTTTGGAATATGCCGGATTTAATCCAATTATAATTGAAAGTGTTGGTGCAGGTCAAACTGAAGTTGAAATTTCAAACATTGCAGATGTTACAGTAGTTGTCTTTAATCCAAATACGGGTGATAGTATTCAAACAATAAAAGCTGGTCTGACTGAAATTGGCGATATCTATATTGTTAACAAGAGCGACCTTGATGGAGCCAATCAACTCTTTGATGCAATTCGTGAATATATTGGCTCTACTAATTTGAATCCTGTATTTTTGAAGACTTCGGTTAAAAAAAACTCTGGAATATCCGAATTTGCCAAGACACTAAAAGAAATGATGACTACAAAAAATAAACATAAACATGATAAAGATATGGTTAGACTGGAAACTGAATTAAAAGATATTATTTTAAATAATATGAGTGAAAAGATCGAAGTGATGCTAAGTTCTGATAAAACATTCTCAAAATATCTCAAAAAAATACAATCAAAACAGATGGATCCTTTTGAAGCTGCTGATAAAATTACAAAGTCATTGGTAAAGTGA